The nucleotide window TCGGTGGTTCGTCGGCCGACCCCGTCTGTTTGATCGTATAATAGGCGACTCCGTGCCCACAGTCCTCACAGGTCACGTCGTCGCTCGTTGGCTTACCCTCGAAGGCAGCCCCCTCCTCGGTCTCGATCAGGTCGTCGTCCGATTGGGCGTCCGTGCTCACGAACTCGGCCGCACGGTCCTGGTCTTTGACCTCACGAGCGCCACACTCCGCACAGACCATCGCGTCGCCGTCCGCGTGCATCAGCGAGCCACAGTCCTCACAGAACTGCATACCGCCGTTCGGGCCCGGACCGGCAAAGAGTCCCCGATCACCACTCGGCTTCGAGACGGTCGCGCTCTGCGACGATCGGACAGTCCGCGAGGCGGACGACGCCCATCGACGGGACGGCGAGGATCTCGCTTCCCTCGTAGGTACACGTGAACGCGGGCGGGTCGGCAACGTGCGGGCAGTCCCGACAGTACGATTCGATGGGGACCTCGCGGACGTCGCGCTCGTCGTCGGTCTCGACGACCTGCTCCTCATGGGGCCCGATCGACGACCAGATGTCGCCATCTGGCGTGGGCGCGTCGG belongs to Halococcoides cellulosivorans and includes:
- a CDS encoding transcription factor S — translated: MQFCEDCGSLMHADGDAMVCAECGAREVKDQDRAAEFVSTDAQSDDDLIETEEGAAFEGKPTSDDVTCEDCGHGVAYYTIKQTGSADEPPTRFFKCTACGHRWREYN